The Jiangella sp. DSM 45060 genome contains the following window.
CGGACGCTGCCCGTGGCGCTGGCCGGGTTCCTGGCCGTGCTGGCGCTCGGCGCGGTCGGGCACGCGCTGGCCACCGCCGTGCGCCGTCGCCGGCACGAGCTGGCCGTGCTGCGCGCCGTCGGGCTGACCCGGAGGCAGTCGCGCGCCGTCGTGACCACGCAGGCCAGCGTGCTGGCGCTGGCCGGGATGCTGATCGGCGTCCCGCTGGGTGTCGCGCTCGGCCGCACCGTCTGGCGCTACGTCGCCAAGACGACGCCGCTGCTGTACGTGCCGCCGGTGGCCGCGCTGGCGCTGGCGCTGGTGCCGCCGGTCGCCCTGGTGGCGGCGAACCTGCTGGCCGCGTGGCCGTCGCAGCGTGCGGCGTCGTTGCGGGTGAGCTCCGTGCTGAGGGCCGAGTGATGGCCGCCGCCTGGCTGCGCCTGGAGCTGCGGCGGCGGTGGCGGTCGCTGCTGGTGCTCGCGCTGCTGGTCGCGGTGGCGGGCGGCGCCGTGCTGGCGACGGTCGCCGGGGCGCGGCGGGGCGCGTCGTCGGTGCACCGGCTCGACGCCGTCGGGCTGCCCGCGACCGCCCAGGTGCTGCCGGGCGACCCGGGCTTCGACTGGGCCGCGGTGCGCGCGCTGCCCGGCGTCGCGGCGGTGGGGGAGGTGGCCTTCGCCGCGTACGAGATCGACGGCGTGCCGGCCGACGGGCCGGTGCCGGCCGACCGGAACGTGCTGCGGACGGTGGAGCGGCCGGTGCTCCTCGACGGCCGCGCGGCCGACCCGGACCGCGTCGACGAGGCCGTGGTCACGCCGCGGTTCGTCCGCACCTACGGCAGCGGCGTCGGCGACACCGTCACCGTCCGCCTCTACCGGCCCGAGACGCTGCAGGCGGCGGTGACGGACTGGCGCGGCCCGGTCGAGGAGGGTGCCCGGCCGCCGGCGGATGGGCCCGAGCTGCGCGTCCGCATCGTCGGCGTCGTCCGGTCGCCGCTGTTCACCGACCTGCCGGGCGCGCCTGGCTGGCTGGTGCCGACGGCCGCGTTCTACACGGCCTACGCCGGTGACCTGCTCGGCCCGCACGGCGCCACCGGCGCGATGGTGCGCCTCGACGACGGCGGCAGCGGCTACCCGGCGTTCAAGGCGGCCGTCACCGGGCTGACCGGGCGCACCGACCTCACCATGTGGAGCGAGGCCACGGCGACCGGCTTCGTCCAGGGGCTGGTCGACATCGAGGCCACCGCCGTCACCGCGTTCGCGCTGGCCGCGGGCGCCGCCGCCGTCGTGCTCGTGGGCCAGGCGGTCGCCCGGCACACCACGTCGGCCATGACCGAGCTGCGGGTGCTCGGCGCGCTCGGGATGACGCCCCGACAGCAGGTCGCCGCCGCGGCGGCCGGTCCCGCGCTGGCCGGGCTGGCCGGCATGACGGTGGGCGTGGGCGCCGCGGTCCTCGCGTCGGCGTGGTTCCCCGGCGGGACCGCTGAGCAGCGCGAGCCCGCCCCGGGGCTCGACGCCGACTGGACGGTACTGGCGACCGGCTGGTCCGTCGTCGTGGCCGCGATCGCCGGCGGCGCCGCGCTGAGCGCCGTCCTGGCCCTGCGGGCCGCGCGCGACACCGTGGCTCCGCGGCGCTCACCGGTCGCCGCCGCCGTCGCCCGGGGCCCGCTCCCGCTGCCGGTCGTCCTCGGGACGCGGCTGGCGCTGGAGCCGGGCCGTGGCCGGCGTGCTGTCCCGGTGCGCCCGGCGCTGGCCGGCGCGATCGCCGGGGTCGCCGGGACGGTGGCCGCGCTGACCCTGGCCGCCGGGATCGACGACGCCGCGTCCACGCCCGCGCGGTACGGGCAGGTGCACGCGCTGGAGGCGTCGCTCGACGTCGACGCCGCGACGGCCGCGCGGGTGCTGCCGCGGCTCGCCGCCGACCCGGACGTCACCGCCGTCAACGACAGCCGGTCCGCCGTGGCCCAGGCCGGGGGCGCCAGCCCGATGGTGTACTCGCTGGCGCCGGTCGGTGCCCCGCTGCCCGTCGTCGTCGACGAGGGCCGGGTGCCGTCCGCCGCCGACGAGGTCGCGCTCGGCCCGTACGCGGCCGCGACCCTGGGCGCCGGCGTCGGCGACACCGTCGAGCTGACCGGCACCCGGGCGGCGCGCCGGTTCACCGTCACCGGGCTGGCGTTCGTGCCCGAAGGGCCGGAGAACTACAACGTCGACGGCGCCTGGGTCACCGCACCGGCCTTCGACGCGCTGTTCGACGCCCCGACGTTCCACGTCGCCCATGTCGCGGTACGCGACGACGCCGAACCCGCCGTCGTGGCCGAGCGCCTGAACCGCGCCGTGGCCCCGGACGTCTCCGTCCAGCCGGCGCTGCGCCGCGACCACTCGGTGGAGCTGCGGGTGATCCAGGCGCTGCCGCTGTACCTCGCGATCTTCCTGGCCCTGCTCGCGCTCGCCGCCGTCGCGCATGCGCTGGCCGTGGCGCTGCGCCGGCGGCGGCACGACCTCGCCGTGCTGCGCGCCACCGGGCTGACCGCCCGGCAGTGCCGCGCGGCCGTCGTCACGCAGGCCGTGGTGATCGTGCTGACCGGGCTGGTGATCGGCGCGCCGCTCGGGGTGGCGGCCGGCCGGTCGCTGTGGCGCTACGTCACCGACGCCGCGGTGACGCACTACGTGCCGCCGCCGGCGGTCCCGGCGCTGGTCGTCGTGGTCCCGGCGGCGCTGGTGGCGGCCGTTCTGGTGGCGGCGTGGCCGGCTCGGCGGGCGGGGACGTTCCCCGTCTGGCAGGCCTTGCGGGCGGAATGAGGAGGTGGGCGGGGTGAACGGTTCGGTGCGCGCACGCAACCGGCGCGACGTCGCGCTGTGGGCCGGGTGGGCGGCGCTGGTGGCCGGCGCCGTCGGGCTCGCGGTGTGGGCGCTGCGGACGCTGATCGACGTGCCCGGCGAGCTGCTTCCGTGGGCGCTGCTCGGGCTGGCCGCGGTCCCCTTCGCCGTGACGGCGGCGGCCGTGCCCCGGCTGCGGCGCCGCGCCGGCTCCGTCGCCGGGCCGACGCTGGTGTTCTGCGGCCTGGCCCTGATGGTGCTCGCCGTCTACCTGGTGGTCGTGATCGGCCTCGGCGGCGAGGTCGACGACGACGGTCAGGGCGTGCTGGCGTTCTCGATGCTGGCCGCGCTGACGGCGGTCGTGCTGGCCGAGCCGGTGCGGGCGCGGCTGCACGAGCTGGCCTCGCAGTGGGCCGGTCCGCCGCAGCGCCCGGCGTCGTCGGCCCTCGAGACGTTCGGGTCGCGGATGACACGTGCCGTCCCCATGGACGAGCTGCTGCTGCAGCTGGCCGAGACCCTGCGCTCCACCCTCGGCCCGGCCGGCGCCGAGGTCTGGACCGGCGAGGACGGCGTCCTGGAACGGGCCGTGTCGGTGCCTGAGCGCGGTCATGCGCGGCTGACCCTCGCCGGCCCCGAACTGGCCGCCGTCAGCCGGGCCCGCGTGTCCGGCAACGCCTGGGCGGCGATGTGGCTGCCCTCCTTGCTGGCCGACGGCGGCGCGCCGGCCGTACCCGCTGGCCGTGCGCCGGACCTCGCGTCGGCCGAGAGCGCGCCGGGTGGTTCGGCGCTGGCGGGCGGGGGTGCGTCGGGCGGGGGTGCGTCGGGCGGGGGTGCGTCGGGCGGGGGTGCGTCGGGCGGGGGTGCGTCGGGCGGGGGTGCGTCGGGCGGGGGTGCGTCGGGCGGGGGTGCGTCGGGCGGGGGTGCGCCGGGTGGTTCGGCGCTGGCGGGCGGGGGTGCGTCGGGCGGGGGTGCGTCGGGCGGGGGTGCGTCGGGCGGGGGCGTGCCGGACGGGGCGCCGCCGGCGGGCGGGGGTGCGTCGGTCGGCGGTGCGTCGGGCGGCAGTGCGTCGCACGACCTCGCGCCGGCCGAAAACGCGTCGACGTTGTCAGTGCCCACCCCTAGGGTGGGCACTGCCCGGGCCGGGCGGGTCATGCCTACCTCGTCGGCGAACGCACGTCGATCGGTGCGCGTCGCGTCGGTCACGCATCTTGGCCGGCTGCTCGGCCTGCTCGTCGTGGTCCGCACCGCCGACGACCGCCCGTTCAGCGACGACGACGACCGCGTGCTGGCCGACCTCGCCCGCCAGGTCGGCCTGGCGCTGCACAACGTCCGCCTCGACTCCGCGCTGCAGGCGTCGCTGGAGGAGCTGCGCCGCCGCAACGCCGAGCTGCAGGCGTCGCGGGCCCGCATCGTGTCCGCGGCGGATGCGTCCCGGCGGCAGATCGAGCGCAACCTGCACGACGGCGCGCAGCAGCGGCTGGTCGCGCTGGCGGTGAAGCTGGGGCTGGCCCGCCGGCTTGCGACGGGCGACGCGGCGGGGCTGCTGGAGGAGCTGCGCACCGATGTCCAGGAGACGCTGACCGAGCTGCGCGAGCTGGCGCACGGCATCTACCCGCCGTTGCTGCGCGAGCACGGGCTCGGTGAGGCGCTGCGCAACGCGGCCGGGCGCGCCACGATCCCGGTCCGCGTCGAGGCCGGCGACGCCGGCGACGTGCCGCGCTACCCGCCGGAGGCCGAGGCGGCGGTGTATTTCTGCTGCTTGGAGGCGCTGCAGAACGCCGGCAAGCACGCCGGCCCGGACGCGACGGTGACGGTGCGGATCGGCGCGGCCGAGGGCGGGCTGGAGTTCGAGGTGGCCGATGACGGCGCCGGCTTCGACCCCGCGGCGACCGCGGAGAGCCACGGGTTCGTGAACATGCGCGACCGCCTCGGCGCGTTCGGCGGCGAACTGACCATCACCAGCGCACCCGGCGCCGGCACCGTCGTCGCCGGTACGCTCCCCGTCGTCGCGCTGACGCCGGTACGCTCCCACCCGTGACCACCGGCACCCGGGTCCGCGTCGTCGTCGCCGACGACGCCCTGCTGGTGCGCGAGGGCGTCCAGCGGGTGCTGGGCCTGTACCCCGACCTCGAGGTCGTCGGCGTGGCCGGAGATCTCGACGGCCTGCTGGCGGCGGTCGACGAGCACCGGCCCGACGTCGTCGTCACGGACATCCGTATGCCGCCGACGTCCAGCGACGAAGGCGTCCGCGCCGCCACCCGGCTGCGCGAGACCGCGCCCGAGACCGGCGTCGTCGTGCTGTCGCAGTATGCCGCGCCCGCGTACGCGCTGGAGCTGCTCTCCGGCGGCTCGCAGCGGCGCGCCTACCTGCTCAAGGAGCGGGTCAGCGAGCCCGACCAGCTGGCCGCGGCCGTCCGCGAGGTGGCCCGCGGCGGCAGCGTCGTCGACCCGCGCGTCGTCGAGGTGCTGGTGGCCGGCAACCGCCCGCCCGGCGATCCGCTGGCCGGGCTCACCAGGCGCGAGCGGGAGGTGCTCGAGCAGATCGCGCAGGGCAAGAGCAACGCCGGCGTCGCCGCCGCGCTCGTGCTCACCGAACGCGCCGTCGAGAAGCACATCAACGCGCTGTTCGCGAAGCTCGGCCTCACCGCCGAGCCCGACGTCCACCGCCGGGTCAGCGCCGTCCTGCTCTACCTCGCCTCGCTGCGCTGACGGGGTGCTGGCACCCCCGCGGGACGGGTGGTGACCGGGTGGCGGTCCCGCCCGGCGGCGACGATGCTGGTGTCATGGCCGGCAGTGCGCACACCCCCCACGCCGAGGCTCCGCCCGCCGTCGTCGACGTCCTCGTGGTCGACGACCAGGAGACCTATCTGTCCGTCGCCCGCTACGTCGTCGGCGCCACGCCCGGGTTCCGGGTCGCCGGCGAGGCCACCAGCGGCGAGGACGCGGTGCGGCTCGCGGCGGCGCTGCGCCCCGGGCTGGTGCTGATGGACATCAACCTGCCCGGCATCTCCGGCATCGAGGCCACCCGCCGGCTGCTCGCGGCCGCGCCCGACGCCGTCGTGCTGCTGATGTCGACGTACCCGGCGTCCGACCTGCCGCAGGACGCGCGCGCCAGCGGCGCCCGGGCCTACGTCCACAAGGAGGACCTCGCGCCCGACGTCCTCGTCGCGGTCATGGCCGGCCGCCTCGATCCCGGCTTCTGAGCGCACCGAAAACCCCTCGACCCACGGCTCGCGCCGGGGCGAGACTGGGATCATGGGCCACGTCGACCTCAACGCCGTCTCCTTCACCCTGCCCGACGGCCGGGTGCTGCTCGACGACGTCTCGTTCCGGGTCGGCGACGGCGCCAAGGTCGCGCTGGTCGGTGCCAACGGGTCCGGCAAGACCACACTGCTGCGCATCGTCGCCGGCGATCTCACGGCACACGACGGCGCCGTCACGCGCAGCGGCGGGCTCGGTGTCATGCGGCAGTTCGTCGCCCGCGACGCCCAGGACGTCCGCGACCTCCTGCTCTCGGTGGCGCCGCCGCGCGTGCGGGCCGCCGCTGCCGCCGTCGACGCCGCCGAGCTGGCCATGATGGACCGCGACGACGAACCCACACAGATGACGTACGCGGCCGCGCTCGGCGAGTGGGCCGACGCCGGCGGCTACGAGACCGAGGTGCTGTGGGACGTCTGCACCACGGCCGCGCTGGGCATCCCGTTCGAGCGGTGCCGCTGGCGCGAGGTGTCGTCGCTGTCCGGCGGCGAGCAGAAGCGGCTGGTGCTCGAGGCGCTGCTGCGCGGGCCCGACGAAGTGCTGCTGCTCGACGAGCCCGACAACTTCCTCGACGTCCCGGCCAAGCGCTGGCTCGAGGACCGCCTGGTCGAGTCCCCCAAGACGGTCCTCTACGTCAGCCACGACCGCGAGCTGCTGCACCGCACCGCCACCCGCGTCGTCACCGTCGAGCTCGGTGCGGCCGGCAACACCGCGTGGGTGCACCCGAGCGGGTTCGGCAGCTACCACGAGGCCCGGCGCGAGCGGTTCGCCCGGCTCGAGGAGCTGCGCCGCCGCTGGGACGAAGAGCACGAGAAGCTGCGTCAGCTCATGCTCATGTACAAGCAGAAGGCCGCCTACAACTCCGACATGGCCAACCGCTACCAGGCGGCGCAGACCCGGTTGCGCAAGTTCGAGGAGGCCGGCCCGCCGGAGGACCAGCCGCGCGAGCAGAACCTTCGCATGCGGCTGCGCGGCGGGCGCACCGGCAAGCGCGCCGTCGTCTGCGAGTCCCTGGAGCTGACGGGTCTCATGAAGCCGTTCGACCTCGAGGTCTGGTACGGCGAGCGGGTCGCCGTCCTCGGTTCCAACGGCTCCGGCAAGTCGCACTTCCTGCGGCTGCTCGCCGCCGGCGGCACCGACCCCGAGCCCGAGCACGAGCCCGTCGACGACGTCCCCGTCGCGCCGGTCCGGCACACCGGGGTGGCGCGGCTGGGCGCGCGGGTGCGGCCGGGCTGGTTCGCGCAGACCCACGACCATCCTGAGCTGGTCGGGCGCACGCTGTTGGAGATCCTGCATCGCGGCGACGGGCGGCGGGCCGGCATGCCGCGCGAGGAGGCCAGCCGCGCGCTCGACCGGTACGAGCTCGCGCACGCCGCCGACCAAGCGTTCGAGTCGCTGTCCGGCGGGCAGCAGGCGCGGCTGCAGATCCTGCTGCTCGAGCTGTCCGGCGCCACGTTGCTGCTGCTCGACGAGCCCACCGACAACCTCGACCTCGTGTCGGCCGAAGCGCTGCAGGACGGGCTCGAGGCGTTCGAGGGCACGGTGCTCGCCGTCACCCACGACCGCTGGTTCGCCCGCGACTTCGACCGCTACCTCGTGTTCGGCGCCAACGGCACCGTCTACGAGGCGCCAGAACCGGTCTGGGACGAAGGCCGCGTCACGCGGGTGCGCTGATGGAGCCCGTGTCGATCACCACCGACGCCGACGAGTTCTGGCAGCGGGCGGGCGAGTGGCTGCGGCGCGAGCCGGTGCTGCGCTCGGTGCTGCTCACCACCGTCGACCGCGAGCGCCGGGGCGGGTCGGGCGGCACGTTCGCCCTGCTGGCCGATGGTGCTGGTGCCGACGCTGTCGGGGCCGACGGGGCCGCGGCGGGCGGGGTGACCGGCGTCGCGGTGTGGACCCCGCCGTTCCGCGTCTACGTCGCCGCGCCGCCGGTCCAGGCCGAGCGGCTCGCCCTGGCCATGCTCGACCGCTGCCCGGCGATCGACGGCGTCACCGGCGTCACCGACGAGTCCGCGGCGTTCGCCCAGGCGTGGGCCGGTCACACCGGCGGCACCGTCGCCGTCTCGATGAACCAGCGGCTGTTCGAGCTCGACGTCGTCGTGCCGCCGCGGCCGGTCTCCGGCGCCGCGCGGCTCGCCGGCTCCGACGACCGCGACCTGCTGGTCGAGTGGACGCTGGCGTTCGAGCGCGAGTCCAACGCCGCGCCCGGCGCCAGCGTCGCCGAGCGCGTCGTCGACCTCATGCTGGCCGACGGCCGCGCCTGGCTCTGGGACGACGACGGCCCGGCCTGCTTCGTGGGCGTCTCCCGCACCGTCAGCGGCGTCGCCCGCATCGCGCCGGTCTACACGCCGCCCGGCCGCCGTCGCCGCGGGTATGCGTCGGCGCTGGTGGCGGCGGTCAGCCAGGCCGTGCTCGACGCCGGCGCCGGCCGCTGCGCCCTCTTCACCGACCTCGCCAACCCCACCGCGAACCACGTCTACACCGCCCTCGGCTACCGCCCCGTCGCCGACGTCACGGCCTACACCTTCAGCCGCTGACCGACGGGTGAGCGTCCGGTGCCGTGCGGACGCTCACCCGCGGGTGTCAGCCCACCGGTTCGACGTTGAACAGGTCGTCGTAGGTCTCCATCAGCAGCGCCCGGCCCTTGACCTGCGCGATCACCTCCGGACCCGCGACACCGTCGATGCCGGGGAGCTGGCCGGCGCCGCCCTCGGGGCCGAGCGGGATCGCGACCAGCGGCGGCAGCTTCTGGTACGCGCTCACCTCGCCGGCTCCGGTGATCCGCGCCGTCAGGTTCGCCGCGACCAGATCCGCCTGCAGCCGCGCGGTCGCCGCCATGTTCCGGTCGGCGTCGGCGATGTCGCCGATCGCGTACACGTTGTCGTGCCCGGCCACCCGCAGCTGGTCGTCGACGCGCAGGTAGCCCTGGTCGTCGCGGGCGGCGGCCAGCGAGCCGGTGACGAACCCGGTCGCCGGGGTCACGCCGAACGCACGGAACCAGATGTCGGCGGTGAGCTCCTCGCCGGTCTCGGTCGTGACGGTGACCGGCGCCGCCGTCGCGGCCGGTGCGTCCGGCAGTGCCCGTAGCGGGCTGCCGAGCACGAGGCGCACGCCGAGCCCGTCGAGCTGGCGGCGCAGTTCCGCGCGCAGCTCCTGGTCGTACGGGCCGGGCAGGATGTCGTCGGCGAGGTCGACCAGCGTGACGCCCTTCTCCGGGTAGGCGGTCTTGATCTCGCCGGCCAGCTCCAGCCCGGCCGCGCCGGCGCCGATCACCAGTGCGTGGCCCGACCCGCGCAGCGCGTCGTGCGCCGCCAGGAACCGCTGCCGCGCCACGGCGACGTCGGTCTCGTCGGTCTTCGCCGGGAACGGGTAGGACGAGCCGGTCGCGAGGACGACGAAGTCGGCGGCCAGCCGCTCGCCGGACGCCAGCGTGACGCCCTCCCCGTCCGCCTCGACGGCGCGGTCACGGACGAAGCGGCCGTGCGCGAGCAGCCGGTCGTACGGCAGGAAGATGCGGTCCAGCCACTCCGGCGCGACGAGCGCGCGCCAGGACGCGAGGTTGTGCAGGAACGTGTCGGACGGGTCGACCAGCGTCACGTCGGCGACCTCGTCGAGCGCCTTCGCGGCGTTGATGCCGCCGAACCCGCCGCCGACGATGACGACGGAGGGGCGCGAGCCGTGGGTCTCGGTCACGAATACTCCTCGGAGAGTCGAAGCTACGAGCCTTCTCGTAGCAGCTTCGAAAATCGAAGCAACATCGCTCGCGCTAGTATTCCTGACATGCCCGCGTCGGTTCGCGCCACCCACGACGCCGACGCCTGCTCCCGCACCGACGCCGCGCTCACCCGGGCGTTCACGATTCTGGGCAAGCGTTGGAACGCGCTGGTCCTGGGTGGTCTACGCACCGGTCCGGCCGGTTTCCGCGAGCTGTCGCGCGCCATCGACGGCCTCAGCGACTCCGTCCTGGCCGATCGCCTCGCCGAGCTGACCCGCAACCACCTCGTCCGCCGCCGCGTCGACGAGGGCCCGCCGGTCTCCGTCACCTACGAGCTGACCGACCACGGCTGCGCCCTCATGCCGGCCCTCGACCAGATCTCCTCCTGGGCCGTCGAGCACCTGCCGCCGGAGCCGTCGGAGGAGTGAGGTCGGCCTCGACAGGCCTCCTCCTGTTCGGCGCCTGCCGCCGGAGCCGTCAGAACAGCGGCGGCGCTGCTGCGATTGCGCACTCGGCCTTAGCTCCAGCCTTGGCGGGTGCCCGCAGCCGGTGGCCGTCACGGCAGTGAGGCGCGGGTCCTACGGGCGATTTCCAGGTCTGTCGGCACCTGCTGCGGGAGGCCGTCACGACAGGGAGGCCGGCCCTGGGTCAGATCTCCGCCGGGCGTCCGGGCGCCTCTCGCGCCGGGCGCCCATCAGAACAGCGCTGGCAGCGGCTGCGGTGGCGGCGGACCCTCGTAGCGGCCCGTGACCCGGACCCGCAGCGCCCGCTCGTCGTACTCCTCCAGCGCGTGCGCGATCCAGCCGGCCGTCCGCGCCACCGTGAAGATCGCCTCGCCAGCCTCCGGCGGCATCCCGGCCGCGACCGTCAGCGTCGCCAGTGCCAGGTCGACGTTCGCCGGCAGCGGCAGGTGCGTCGCGGCGGTCTCGGTGACGGCGCGCGCGGCGGCCAGCGCGGGCGCGGCCTCGGGCATGGCCGCGAGCCGTTCGAACAGGACCTGGGCCCGCGGATCGGTGGTCCGGTAGAGCCGGTGCCCCAGCCCCGGGATGCGCCGCCCCGCGCGCAGGTGTTCGGCCACGACCGGCCCGGCGCCTCGCTCGAGCACGTCGGTGAGCATCCGGTGCGCCAGGCCGCTCGCTCCACCGTGCAGCGGCCCCTCCGCCGCGCCGAGCGCCGCCGAGACGACGGCGTACGGATGCGCCCGCGCCGACGCCGCCGCCCGCGCCGTCACCGTCGACGCCGCCAGCCCGTGGTCGATCAACAGCACCAGCGCCCGGTCCAGGATGTGCACGGCGTACGGCCCGGCCGGGCGGTCGGTGAGTCGGGGCCACAGCCGCTCGGCGATGATCTCGCCCTCGCCAGATGTGCCGCTCTGGTCCGATGTGGTGCCGTGGTCCGTCGCGCCCCCGTGCGTAGTTGGGTGCCCGTCGCCTGCGGCGCTCCCGTGCGCTGCTGGACCGCCGTGCCGTGCTGCTCCGCCGTCTCCGACTCTGCCGCCGCGCGTCATGGGGTGCCCGTCGCCTGCGGCGCTCCCGTGCGCTGCTGGACCGCCGTGCCGTGCCGCTCCGCCGTCTCCGACTCTGCTGCCGTGCGTTAGGGGATCACCGTTGCCTGCTGTTGCCCCGCGGTGACCAACCGGGTCACCGTGCCCTGCTGCGCCCCGGTGTGCTCGGCCGCCGCGCCCAACTTGGCTGCCGGGCCCGAGTCGCCCGGTCACCTCGCCCTCACCCTGCACCGCTGCGCCGCCGCGGCCAGGCGCGTCGAGTCCGGTCTCCTCGCCTCGGCCGTCGCGGCGGGGGAGCGCGTCGACGAAGGTGGCGATGAGTCCGCGGGCCGTCGCCGCGACGGTGCCGGGGCGCAGGTCGAACCGGACCGGATCGACGGTGGCCGCGGCGACCGCCGCCACCCGGAGCCGGTCGACCAAACCGGCCTGCGGCGGCAACGCGTCGCCAGCGGCCCGGGCCGCCGCCAGTCCCTCGGACGGGGCGACGAACGGCGGGTCGAGCCGTTCCTGGCCGGTCCACAACCACCACGCCACCGCCTCGAACGACGTCCGCCGCGCCAGTTCGACCGGATCGACGCCGCGGTAGTAGTAGCGGTCGCCCTCGATCAGGGTCACGCCGCTGTAGACGGGGCCGGCCGCATCGTGCTCGCGCTCCGCGGCGGACCCGGCGTCCGGGCGACCTCGTCGCCGGCGCGCCAGCCGCTCCACCTCGTCGGGGTCGAACGTGCTGGCCCGGCCTCCAGCGCCGCGCCGGCTGCCGAGCAGGCCGCGGCTCACGTAGGCGTACACCGTCTCGGGCTTGATCCCGAGCCGGGCCGCGACCTGTTGAGTCGTCAGCCGACGCTGCTCCACCATCGTCCACCTTCATCGAGATATTGACTCAAATCAATATATCTATCATTACTGTCAACTATTGATCGCGCTGGAGGAACCATGACTGCACAGGTGCCGCGTGGACTGGCCGGGGTCGTCGTCACCGAGACCGTGTTGGGCGATGTCCGTGGCCGGGAGGGCTTCTACCACTACCGCGAGTACTCGGCCGTGGAGCTGGCCGCGAACCGCAGCTTCGAGGACGTCTGGCACCTCATGCTGTTCGGTGCGCTGCCGTCGGCGGAGGAGAGTGTCGCCTTCGCGGGCCGGGTCGCCGGACTGCGGGCGCTCACTGACGAGGTGCGTGCGGCGCTGCCGGCGATCGCCCGCGCGAGCGCCGCGTCAGGTCCGATGGCCGGGTTGCGTACGGCGCTGTCGCTGGTCGGCGCGGCGGAAGGGTTCCGGCCGGTCTACGACCTCACCGCCGACGAGCGGCGTGACGACACACTGCTGGCCGGTGCCGTCGTGCCGACGCTGCTGGCAGCACTGTACCGGCTCGGGCAGGGGCTGGAACCGGTCGAACCGCGCGCTGACCTCGGGCACGCGGCGAACTACCTGTACATGCTGTCCGGCCAGGAGCCGGCGCCCGCGCACGCCCGCGCCGTCGAGCGGTATCTGATCTCGACCATCGACCACGGCTTCAACGCGTCGACGTTCACCGGGCGGGTGATCGCCTCCACCGGCGCCGACGTCGCGGCCTGCCTGGTCGGCGGCATCGCGGCGCTGTCGGGCCCGCTGCACGGGGGCGCGCCGAGCCGGGCGCTGGACACCCTGGACGCCATCGGGACGCCGGACCGCATCCAGGCGTGGGTGCGGGAGCGGGTGCTGGCCGGCGACCGGATCATGGGCTTCGGCCACCCGGTGTACCGCACGGAGGATCCGCGCTCGCGGATGCTGCGCGACATCGCGACCGGTTTCGGCGGCCCACTGGCCGACTTCGCCGTCGAGGTGGAGCGGCAGGTCGAGGCGATCCTGGCCGAGCTCAAGCCCGGCCGCGAACTGCACACCAACGTCGAGTTCTACGCCGGCGTCGTCATGGAGCAGTGCGGTCTGCCGCGGGCGATGTTCACGCCGACGTTCGCGGTCGCCCGGGTCGTCGGCTGGACGGCGAACATCCTGGAGCAGGCGGCGGACAGCAAGATCATCCGGCCCGCCGCCCGCTACGTCGGCCCGCCTCCGCCCGTGCCCGTCCCGGCCGCCTGAGTCCGCGCGACGGGGGGTGGGGCGGACGGTCCGGGCGCCCCGCCGGCCGACGGTGCGGCCGACGACGTCACGACAACTGGCGGGGTTCGAGGACGTGG
Protein-coding sequences here:
- a CDS encoding response regulator transcription factor; this encodes MAGSAHTPHAEAPPAVVDVLVVDDQETYLSVARYVVGATPGFRVAGEATSGEDAVRLAAALRPGLVLMDINLPGISGIEATRRLLAAAPDAVVLLMSTYPASDLPQDARASGARAYVHKEDLAPDVLVAVMAGRLDPGF
- a CDS encoding sensor histidine kinase, with translation MPTSSANARRSVRVASVTHLGRLLGLLVVVRTADDRPFSDDDDRVLADLARQVGLALHNVRLDSALQASLEELRRRNAELQASRARIVSAADASRRQIERNLHDGAQQRLVALAVKLGLARRLATGDAAGLLEELRTDVQETLTELRELAHGIYPPLLREHGLGEALRNAAGRATIPVRVEAGDAGDVPRYPPEAEAAVYFCCLEALQNAGKHAGPDATVTVRIGAAEGGLEFEVADDGAGFDPAATAESHGFVNMRDRLGAFGGELTITSAPGAGTVVAGTLPVVALTPVRSHP
- a CDS encoding FtsX-like permease family protein, with the translated sequence MAAAWLRLELRRRWRSLLVLALLVAVAGGAVLATVAGARRGASSVHRLDAVGLPATAQVLPGDPGFDWAAVRALPGVAAVGEVAFAAYEIDGVPADGPVPADRNVLRTVERPVLLDGRAADPDRVDEAVVTPRFVRTYGSGVGDTVTVRLYRPETLQAAVTDWRGPVEEGARPPADGPELRVRIVGVVRSPLFTDLPGAPGWLVPTAAFYTAYAGDLLGPHGATGAMVRLDDGGSGYPAFKAAVTGLTGRTDLTMWSEATATGFVQGLVDIEATAVTAFALAAGAAAVVLVGQAVARHTTSAMTELRVLGALGMTPRQQVAAAAAGPALAGLAGMTVGVGAAVLASAWFPGGTAEQREPAPGLDADWTVLATGWSVVVAAIAGGAALSAVLALRAARDTVAPRRSPVAAAVARGPLPLPVVLGTRLALEPGRGRRAVPVRPALAGAIAGVAGTVAALTLAAGIDDAASTPARYGQVHALEASLDVDAATAARVLPRLAADPDVTAVNDSRSAVAQAGGASPMVYSLAPVGAPLPVVVDEGRVPSAADEVALGPYAAATLGAGVGDTVELTGTRAARRFTVTGLAFVPEGPENYNVDGAWVTAPAFDALFDAPTFHVAHVAVRDDAEPAVVAERLNRAVAPDVSVQPALRRDHSVELRVIQALPLYLAIFLALLALAAVAHALAVALRRRRHDLAVLRATGLTARQCRAAVVTQAVVIVLTGLVIGAPLGVAAGRSLWRYVTDAAVTHYVPPPAVPALVVVVPAALVAAVLVAAWPARRAGTFPVWQALRAE
- a CDS encoding ABC-F family ATP-binding cassette domain-containing protein, encoding MGHVDLNAVSFTLPDGRVLLDDVSFRVGDGAKVALVGANGSGKTTLLRIVAGDLTAHDGAVTRSGGLGVMRQFVARDAQDVRDLLLSVAPPRVRAAAAAVDAAELAMMDRDDEPTQMTYAAALGEWADAGGYETEVLWDVCTTAALGIPFERCRWREVSSLSGGEQKRLVLEALLRGPDEVLLLDEPDNFLDVPAKRWLEDRLVESPKTVLYVSHDRELLHRTATRVVTVELGAAGNTAWVHPSGFGSYHEARRERFARLEELRRRWDEEHEKLRQLMLMYKQKAAYNSDMANRYQAAQTRLRKFEEAGPPEDQPREQNLRMRLRGGRTGKRAVVCESLELTGLMKPFDLEVWYGERVAVLGSNGSGKSHFLRLLAAGGTDPEPEHEPVDDVPVAPVRHTGVARLGARVRPGWFAQTHDHPELVGRTLLEILHRGDGRRAGMPREEASRALDRYELAHAADQAFESLSGGQQARLQILLLELSGATLLLLDEPTDNLDLVSAEALQDGLEAFEGTVLAVTHDRWFARDFDRYLVFGANGTVYEAPEPVWDEGRVTRVR
- a CDS encoding GNAT family N-acetyltransferase, producing the protein MEPVSITTDADEFWQRAGEWLRREPVLRSVLLTTVDRERRGGSGGTFALLADGAGADAVGADGAAAGGVTGVAVWTPPFRVYVAAPPVQAERLALAMLDRCPAIDGVTGVTDESAAFAQAWAGHTGGTVAVSMNQRLFELDVVVPPRPVSGAARLAGSDDRDLLVEWTLAFERESNAAPGASVAERVVDLMLADGRAWLWDDDGPACFVGVSRTVSGVARIAPVYTPPGRRRRGYASALVAAVSQAVLDAGAGRCALFTDLANPTANHVYTALGYRPVADVTAYTFSR
- a CDS encoding response regulator transcription factor, with protein sequence MTTGTRVRVVVADDALLVREGVQRVLGLYPDLEVVGVAGDLDGLLAAVDEHRPDVVVTDIRMPPTSSDEGVRAATRLRETAPETGVVVLSQYAAPAYALELLSGGSQRRAYLLKERVSEPDQLAAAVREVARGGSVVDPRVVEVLVAGNRPPGDPLAGLTRREREVLEQIAQGKSNAGVAAALVLTERAVEKHINALFAKLGLTAEPDVHRRVSAVLLYLASLR